The genomic stretch agacctctgcgatttggaaattgcgttttttttaaattgtgattatattgcaaatgcgattaattgttcagccctagtatcTGCTGGTATTTTCTCATTTGTACAACACGTTGTTAGTATTTTCAGTATAACGTGGCATCAGTTAGCTGCTGggttctgtttttcctttttttaagacCAACATTTGTACAATTTTTTTACTGAATTTGTGTATTTGCTCCTGTCGACTGATCTTTCAACCTTCGGGAAGAAGCTCACCACTGATGATGTTGTTGACCTCCCCGACAAGCTGGTTGGACTTGAGGAGCAGCTGACTTGTGTCGGTCTCCAAGATCCCTGGATCCGCGTCTTGGTTGTTTACGTCTTGTTCGCTCAGAGGTGGGAACGTAGGAGTAGAGAGCTTACGATTAAAGTATCTCTGAATGTTGTCCAGCTCGCTAAGTTTTCTCCTGTCGTAACAAAAACAATTAGAGTGGATTTTATATTGGCGgcatcattttaaaagaaaaaatgccaaatgtacATGTAAAAGAACGGAAACTAAATAACTACTTGTAATACCTGAGcgctgaaaacaaaaatgagctgGAGGGGTTAATGTCACTGGTTGAGTTGCCACACGCAGAGTGAGACGCCACTTGCTCTTGCAGATTCTGATGGTAAAGACGTACTTTGTCCATGTGCTCGAAATGCCGATCGTTCTCACTGGGCCTGCgatatttaacaaatatttttaaaaaaaggtagaGCGATTCCACTTGCCAGTGTCGTTAAACTGTGTAGCAACCTTTCAGAGAACAGCGTGTCGCTGTGGTTTGGCGATGAGATCTTCTGCTCTGGGAATCTGCTGATGTGGGAGGGGAAGCTGCTGTACACGGCTGTGGTTTGATAGTTGAGAGCAGTGGCCTGAAACAAAGCCTGTGAATAAGCTAATTGTTAGGGCTCTAATACTTTTATAAATCACTATTATAAACTGCACTCTTACTGATGAGTTTTTGGCAGCCTCTTCAGTCACGTCTCTTCTCTGCCCACGCAGCTCCTGGACTCCCCTCAGAGGCGTTACGGACACTTTAATCTGACCGTGACACTGACCGCCGAAGTCCGTGATGTTGTACCAACCGCACACCGACGGGAAACCCCAGAGTAAAGGAGACAGGTCTACACTGGCAAATCCAATCACCCGTTCTatttctggggggaaaaaaaaacatcacaacgACAAAATAATACAACAAAGCGTGTCTAAGCATCACTCTCCTCACAGTACCTCCTTTATGCCAGACTTTAAACACAAGAGACTGTTGTGGATCGACCAGCAGCTCCTTCGAAAGCCTGGAAAAGTAAAGCAAATGCATTAACTTGGTATCTGACACAGTTTAGCTTTTCATGCTGAGTTCTGAGTTGTAACTGGACCTGCACTCGTGCTGATGGTCCCACACAGGGCAGTCGGTGTTGGTTACAACAGATGTGGAGACCGGCTCAGAGGAGTCAGCTGTGACGTAGGAAACACAGCAGCAAGGAGTCCCTTCAGCGCGCTCAGCTAGAGGACAACCTGACAGAAGATAAACATATTATTTGGAACAATACAGATACATATTCGCTGTTTAATTTCTCCctttacatatttaaaatcattcagGTGCGGTTTATATGAGGTGGaacagcaatgctttggtctgaatcccTCATTATTGTTGGCCCAGGGTAACTCAGGAGGAGTTGCAGTTTCACAGCTCAGCAGATGAGACCATAATTGACTTAAATGCAACACGGTGCAGAAAACTGTGCATAttaccctgaacgcaccataacCCATAATGAAGCACGGTGATGCCGACCTGCTTGCCTCATGATGTCTAACGCATCATGACACAGGcaaaattttcttcagcagggacagagaagctggtgaaatgtaagaaaatgaaggaagctaaatacaggacaattgGAAGTTTGGCTGAGAAGGCTCCCCTTCTAGCCGGAGATCCAACGAGATGGATTAGATTAAAGCGTATTCTGTGTTATGAGTGGACCACTCCACACCAGAACCTAATTCAGAATCATGTTCAGACACATCCATCATCCAAGGGACTGAACTTAAGCTATTTTGGAGATGAACGGACAATATTGTCATTCTCAAATGTGCTGTTAGGGATATACCCTAAAAGTCCTGCTGCTGTAACGGCAATCAGGAATAACCATAAAAGTATCAACTCAGGAGCTTGAAAACAAATGCTCTCCATAGTTTTTTGACTTTTCACGTATCCTactctgcaaaagctttttccctgctgccatcagacagTTGAACTGTTGCTGAACTGTTGAACTATAAcccacaaactctgcacaacattcgcatatttgcacattttgcatcattgcatcttcatctagcattacaaatgctgccgaactcgtagtttttaaatgcattcttgcacaaatgccctttgcacaatcaaattctgtacatacaaatgttttttttttaatactcacctgtacactgtgactttctcctgcgttgtttacatttcaaatgttttacttttaaatcagtgctgcaccttatactgtattttaaatctacggtaaattacaagctgtattcttgcacaaatgaacttgcacaatcaattctgcacatacaaatggttttaaaaatattcacctgtacactgtgactttacagtgaagtttgtggttataacgtgacaaaaatctaaagttGAATAAATGCTTTTCACAATGAACTACAgacaaacaggaaacatttcAGGTAATACAATCACCTTTCAGATTCAGGTGCATGGCTCGGTCCACTGCCACAGTCACAGGGAAGGACTCATCCACGCTCACCTCTGTGTGGAGCACAGACGTGATGTCTGGGGTTTCTCCTGACGGTTTACTCCTGTGCGTGCTTCGGGGCTGGGATGATTTTGTCGGAGTCACAGAGGACAGGGAGCTGTCTGCGTCTGCCACTTCCTCCAGTAAGATCTCCTTCTGACTGTCAGAGTCCACCTGGGTGCCGTGTGCAGCGGACAGACGCGTGGGAACGTCGCCGGCCGAAgctgtgatgtgcaccctgagAGCTGCACCTTGTAGATCGACCGCAGAGCGCATAAACAGAGGGTATACtcctgtaaaaaagaaaaagaaaaacacagatcagattagaTATCCCACTGcagacatgttttaaataaagcaacaagcaCTTTGTGATGTTTTTACATACCACTTAGGGACAGCTTCTGCTCAGGAGTCTTTGCAAGAGAGGACAGATCGACAAAAGCAGACCCCACCAGTCGGTCGGAGTCACTCGGCCttgtggttctgtttttggaGAAGGTGACCCAAACCTGCACCTCCAGCTTCTCCTCCCTCAGATACCACATCAACGGCTGGCTGACTCCCAGCTCCACTGTTCGACTACCTTCAAAACTCACAGTGGCTCGGTCGCCCTCTCCGCCTTCCTCGACGCACGGGTGCTTCAGCCGAGAGCAGAAGGCGTCCTGGTCGAAGAACTTGTACCTGAGGTAGCAGTAGGTGGAGCGCTGGAGCTCCCAGAGGCCCGGCGCAAACAGACAACGGACAGGGAGCCACGCTTTAGGCATTGAAAAAGTGAGAGAGAGTTTTCTCGAGGCTCCTTCCCAGCATTCTTCGTCGTCCTGCGGAGCGCGGTCGCCGTGGGCCGTTTCCCAGCCCAAACCCCGAGCGGCTTTAATAACCTTTTCTCTGTCGGAGTGGTGGGCAAAGCTGATGGAAGCCTCCAGGCCACCGACCAAGATGTGGCCCGGCTGCGAAGGACGTTTTTCACGGACTAAATAAAGCCCGAACCAGCCAGAAATACCTAAATGTTTCAGGCAAATACAAATGAGCTTCTGTGTTTCATATCAAAGAGCGCAGCTTGAGCCATCGCACCTTTCAGTAAAACCTACCTGTTCTTTTACGGATAAGATCAACCAACGGTATTTTCACAGTACCCAACATGGTCTCCGTTAGTTGAGGAGCGTTCACTGCTGCAAGAGACGAGAACAAATATTTTACAAGCTGATGCcactaattaaaaacaaactaaagatTCAGCTTTAAACCTAACAAGACTCTAATCACACATCATTGCTGCGGTTTAGTGTTGTTTAAGGTAGCGGGAGTTCCCTTAACCTTTGCGATTGTCTCTGTTCCAGACAGTAAAGACAGCGGAGGCCTGCTCCAGCTGCTCAGCCAGGCTGCAGGTTTCTCCACTGCTCGTGTGAAACAGCAGATCACAGGTCATCTCCATGCGGTGGTCAAATTCAGGGCAGAAGGTCCTGGCTGCCGTACGGGTGCACCTCCTCTCGCTCTCAGGTAAGAAGGACAGGTGAACCGTGACGAAAGGGTTCACCCCGACATCCAATAAATAGCTGAACTGATCGTTTTCTTCGGATATTGCCCTGAGAAGGTAAAGATAAAAAGGACCAGATGTTACtgtactaaaacaaaaaaaaaacactgattttaagatGAGGGATGCAGCGTGTctatgttatttttcagctgattAGCATTAGGTTGGTGCAGATTGTGTCATAAAGCATATTATCATCCAGCTGGTTAAcaatctgaatgcagtatttcaCTAAAGCAGTCATGccccttttcctttttctcacaAGCTTCACCACAAATCAAGGTTTTCATTCACACACATTGGTATACTTGGGTCTAAACCATTCGACTGGACTTCTAGCTGTGTGTttcgggtcattgtcctgctggaaggagctTAGTGGCTGCTGGGAGTCTCTTTTGCAGCCACCAACATGTTTTGGAGACGAtttgttcagggtgatgtgcagtgttagttttctgacTGGCACAATTTTGCCTGTAGGCATTACAAAAGGTCAAATCTGGGTCCCATCTGGCCAGAGCACATTCTTGAACTCTCttccttggtctttgtgatgttttgttcattaatgttttaCAGCTAACCTCTTAAGCCcatacagaacagctggattgaATCTGTGatcaaattacacacacacacagatgaacAATTTACTCGTTATGCGACCTCTGAAGGGAAATGGTTccagtggattttatttgggggcAACAAAGTAAAGGAGGTTGTTTACAAATGCCGAGCACACTCCTAATTTTTTGGGGTGCAAGGATTTGAAAACTATCATTTCCCTTCTAGTTCATAGTTGTGCACAACTTTGCGTTTCTCTAAGATAACGTCCCAACCAGTGACGTGctgtcaggggaggcaagtgaggccaggcctcacttgtcattatggaaagaaagtatataatgatgataacataatataaattgtgattcactcagtcatttgtaataaaagttataattttttatctaatttcctaattttttatcatattttctttaaaatcgcagactttttgctattttccatgtaaatccttggtggcgcttcatagcgaagccggtgaggccgcagcgagcttggccttccctgggattgcgcaatcccatgttaactgcgctggcttccattctgtgaatgcatcttcctgtctctagatcatatattcaattgttcaaacagttaagAGCTGATTTTCcataatttaatgtatgtggatagcttattgtgttttggtcatcaaactgtgtgcaggtaacatgttttcgtgctgctgggcgatcataaacagcaaagaactggttgtaggtgaggctggcagttccttggcctctaggcagggcaCCGCTCAAAGCTGTAGAgtcacagcaagttatggatgttttgtTAGCGagtttgctaaacaagtaaaacactaaaaagactctaaaatacagccagaacgggactgatcaaggaaggctttcctccctggcagtgagctccactgagactgagagacttttaaaactgaagaagataaagagaacttttactggaaaatgatgatatttttgttcagaaagagcgcagctggacttcatttataagtagaggtaagacagcgataattactcatgttttgtttttgtaatgaaatgtgcgtaatgtgtgttatagtttttaaatgtgttacaaatgcagaaatccatcataactcaaactgttaccaatcaaatgacaaataatttagctttattttttttcatcaaagaatcaatatttttccatgtatcttggtgaatttatttggctcaattagtctccttcagcactttgcaatgagtctactctgtagagtgtatatatttgtaaatctgactgatgacgtcagtacctcaccagctatgaaccctactgCACGTCACTGGTCCCAACAAAATACATACAATGTTTTCTATGCAAAGAATGCTTTTCTAAGGCTTTGTATATTTAAGAAACACCCCTTTATGACCTTTAATTTGTGAAAATTACACAGATTAATCAAACAGGTGGATTTAAAAGTGCACCTAGCTGCCGCCTTCAGACCAGACGCTCTGTGCACTTCAACCACGAGCGTCACGACACGGGAAGCTGCTCCTCTACCAGTCTGTCCTTCATGTCGGAAAGGCCTATGGTTGTACCGAATGCAAATATCCAGTAAACCTGAGACACAAAAGACATCAGGCATATAGATTAGATACTCGTCGTGTCTGCTGGATCACCTCTACAGATGTGCACGTGTTTACCGGAAGGTTGAGGTTGAATTCCTGAGTGGCCCTCCGTCCTGGGAATCAGGGGCAGCGAGAACGTCTGAGCCTCGTTTGGATGTTGCCTCTGCATGGTTGCCATGGCGCACAATTTGGACAGGGGAAGCAATCCTCTGGCCACGAGCTGATCTCTGACATTTGGATAATAATATCTGTAAATAAACATTAGAACaatcaaataaacaaaccaGGAGGCGTCAGGGTGTAGGTGCTTTTAAATGTCAGTAAAGGAGTTGCACTCAGGCACATGTGTACAATGTAATAGATGTAATGATGTATAAAACGTTTCCGGACAGGACACACCCTGTCCTTAAAGAAGCCAAAGTTACAGAGCAGTCTCAGTATCGGCAGCACTGCAAAacgggaactaaaagtaagtaaaatttcctTGAAATGAGTTTGATGAGTTAAAGgcaatttgtccttgatttaaagTAACAGCGTGTaattaatttggcttttaatgagcaaaaatcaagtattgcttttaaaaaaaaaataacaattctgGCAAAGTCCaataacctcacatcaaaaatgaaagcggtCTTACAATTTAGAATTAGTAGATTGTAAATGCATAGGTGTGGGTGCATCGACTGGGAGACGCCATGTTGCGTcaccatttctgatttcagaagctgAAAGGGGACAGACTTTTTCCCCATCTGTCTTCTATGAGGACGTGTTGTcggtggtggaggagtataaacaagcaaagacgacccaAGATCATTCTATGTGCCGTATTCTGTTGAAACCGAGGACCGTCcgtactctttgcccagcgatagggaagagaaagtaaccaagaaaagaaaaagaagtaattacCCAGAAAAAAACGCGTCTATTTCAgtgtagctattattaccaggtggagtgaAGGCAATTTATGAGGGAGCGGCGATTCTAAATGAATACAGAGGttacaggctttctgctggacaacaggtaagttaattcaatatcaccgtgaagtttattttggctttatgttagaaacagggcagtgtggtcCAGCAACCTCTCTGTCCTCCCGGTAGAGACGGCTCGTTAGTTCATCttgtctccctctccctctcagggagtATGTGGCCATGCAGAGGCGGTTCACAGCATCCATAGCGCAGCAGTGTGAGCGGGTCTCTACTTGTGTTTATAGTTGCTCATATTAAAAGGTCAAATAAGAGACTGGAGGTTCAGAAATGAGcccaaaaaaaccccacaactcAAACATTACTTTGAGtttagaaaaacacacagtgccaaaaaccattcCACACGATGACCGAggtcgtttgtaattcatttagctcaccactagatggtgcccCACTGTGTAAAACTTATACACTTGTgctttaagcaggtaaataagactatctgccaattcatggtatgagtattttgatctctaaaataagataataagatATACTGCACGTGAAATAAGGTCATGGacatgagttgttcctattttaagtggaaaaatcttattgcattggcagatcatttaaacttgcctactaaaatcaaggacaaattttaattatattttacctacttttagttcctttttttagTGAGGAAACAGGTATCGATCGTACGATGCCTGAAGCAACAGTCACAGAATAACACATCTGACCACGGGTCTGCATCCTAAAATACCAGTAGGATGTATGCTACACAAATAAGCATTTTCTTTGTCAACTTTCGTCATCTTATCCATTTGGCTCGAGTACAAACCTGCACCACACTTCGAACTGGATGCCTCCACCGCTGCTCAGGCCTCGGCTCGACAGGCAGCTGAGCAGCAGCCGCTGGACGGGGACTCCTTCAGGAGCCAGGAGAACGTGCGTCTCGGTGTGACCAAACACCGGGTCTGGGACACACAGCGTGGTGGTGGTGCGAAACGGCTGCAGGTTCAAGCCTGGTGGAGTAGAATGAGGGTTAAGAAGTGAGTAGGTGGGAACAGACACAAACTTATTGGccttaaagtttgttttttcttaaaaaccgGCCTTACTGCTCTCTGTGAGATTTTGCTCAAGATCTGAACCGGCGTTAAACTCCTGAGAGGGGAAGGCGTACTGAACAAAGCAGTCCGCCTCCCCCCACACTGTAGACTGCAGAGGGGTCAGCCCGCTGACCTTCTCCACTCTTATAACAAACACGTGCTCTCGCATAATTTTCACTGGCGCTGGATTCACCTGAAAGACAAACACTAGGGTTACAGGGTGTCTACgtcagcagaaagaaaaggaaagcgAGGCGTGACAAGCCTTCGGTTTATATACAGTATTTGAGCACTGACACAGTTATAAATGTGCCTTTATGGAAAAACGAGTACGAGAAGAGGGTGAGGCACTGAGCCCATTGAAATCAAAGTTCTCGACATACTTAATCAAATCTATTACCGCTTATTCTGACCTTACGTAAGATTTACATCAGCAGGGATTAAGTTGAATACTAACAAATAGAAGCGGTCTAACACCTCTCACGATAAATATTACACGTACTGaacatagggctgggcgataaatcgatttaatcgattaattcaaatttacaattctttaacatttcatttttggaaaatctggattttattttgccaatacactcattgggtttccatgaagagaacagcatgtgatgctgaatatatgtttaggcaaaattactgtcaaaatattgttaagtggaaacttttttttaccataatatgaggtacttcatttacttatttcctttttttttttacttagtttgaagttcacaagtgcagtgaagcctgttcttagctcaatgtgtaataccactagcagcaaatgttttgttatattttcattgtttataatggcacggctaccatcttgttttgcatgtttcacagcttgtttttagttgcactttgaatccaggtcaactccctgacgaaatgcttgacataaaaagcaaggttttaaaataatttctttaatttctttttatgaaacaaaaaggaggattaatcggatttggtatgataaaatcggagatttattttttaatccatatcgcccagccctaactgAACACGTACCTTTGTTTGCGAGTGTGGCTGGTGGTCAAGCATGTGAACCGGTCTCAACGTGTGAGACAAAGAGTCGTACTCCTGATCTCTGGAGCGCTGGAGGGAGACGATCTGCTCGGCCCGGCCCATGGCCAGAACGACCCTGAGGTTTCCTCTGCTGCTCCCAGAGAACACGTCGATGACGGGCATGTAGCAGTCGACCCCTAAAACAGGGTACTGCGCCTGCAGAAGGAGCTGGGTGATCTTGGGATCTCTGAAAAGAACGGGCACGTGTCgaacaacattaaaaaagttCCTGTGGCCCAGTTTGTTGTTAATTTATCAGTTCAAAGCCTTGTGAGATACAGACCAACTGTTTAGGTGTACAACAGCGCCCCTTAGAGGAGAATGCAAACATGGTAACTGTTGCCATTAATAAtccagggtgcttgctcttttcccaaattaaaattccagactttttccagacttttttaaaactgatattttttttcccaagaccttaactttatgtacttgtatacttgtgtgcctactgcctacttcattggttgagattgtacaaactgtttattagaaatgttaatttttataggctagtattcaatgaacaaatgcattattcacagtaaattatgcttttactgatgaaaacgtttcaaaacatgaaaatcacaagtacatgaatttcacatcaaacaagtgtttgattccattaggctaatacagtacgtgaccagttagtaaaattatagttttatagcctaccttcctatttctcatttcacaatgcctttgagcatactgtaaaattctaccacacatttttttcccatactttattaagactttcacacaaaattcaagacttttcaaggtctggaaaacagtgtttcaaaattccatacttattaagactttcaagacttgcgcaagcaccctgatAATCAGTCAGCTGTatattaaccattattctttttacttaaaaaacaaaactagattTACTGTGACTGGTTGGGAAGATGGGTGAAGTTATTCATAAACTCAAACGTAGCAATAGCAACTTACTTGAGGTTCACAATATCAGGAACACATTTAATTACTATAAAATTGCTGAAtatgatattaataatttttcatCCACATATTCCtgccacttttctttttttttaccaatagtCCCCACCACTCTCAGCCAATGAATTTATATGAAAGATATATTGCACAGGCATATCTGAAAGATGTGGTTTAGAGTCCAAATGCATTATTGATAAGCAGAGCATAAAGAGCAGCCACCTAAAATATAATATCCTAACAAATATTGCAAAAGCAGTTCTTTGTGACTTCAATATTGCAGACACCGATATCACAATGGTTgtgatttgatttttatttattgctgctCACCTAAACTTGCCAATTAAGAAAATAATGGCAATACAATAAATACTTTTATCTACTATTTAACACCTAAAGTACTTAAACACATGCTCCTTTTTAATTGATTCGATCATCTCTTGCTGCCatctgtttaaataataaaaagtgtgttgttgttttttttgtcttacctAAATGACATGTAGAACTGGTGTAAAGGCAATTTAACAAGGCCGAGGAGACGATCGTTCCCAGAGCTTCCGGTTTTCTGCCACACTTCAATCACCATCATGTTATTCTTCATCCGCTCTAAAAGTTTGGTTGTTAAGCCCACGGGTGTCACCTTTTACACAAAAACAGGAGGAAGGATAatcacatttagtttttttttttagttttgtgatAGTATGTCCTAGCAAACTTATTGGCCTCATTTCTgtttcaaaaaaaattatttatagagCGAAGTAGGGCAGCAAATTATGAAATGTCACTACACCGAAAAACTATGCAAGTAGAAAGTTGGTTTTcattgggagaaaaaaacaatttcttgtGATTTAAGACTATTcctttaaaaactaaatcagaaaagatgctttgcaataaacacacacatttaaagcAAGAATGGCTGTGAAATTAAATAACAGACACATCGACTGATGCGGAGTGAGCGAGACGGCTCAGTTTTATGAACCCACCTGAACAAAGTTGAACGTGGGGTTTGCCTGGCCCCAGCTGACAGTGGATCTCGCCGTCTCATCACACCAGAACAACTTACAGTTCAAGAAGATGTTTGGAGCCTGCAGAGGGCCGCAGCTGAAGTTCTTCCCGTCTGGAACCATGAGTAAGGCATGCAGAAGGATCTCAGGGTCCGCTTCGACCTGCTGGGAGGATTTAGGAGATGTTCGGATCTCAGGATGATTTGATGGTCCTTTCACAGGTTCCTGGGGAGTCCAAACATTCAGCCTGGGATGGTCTAAAGGGGGAACCGTTAAGGACTCCCCGTCAGAGTCCACATGTAGAGATCTTCGAACGTTCTCTCTTTCAGAACTGCCTGCAGCTTTCGAAGGTGCCGCGTCTCTTGCAGCCACCGTTTCAGTCTTTTCAGCGGAGAAACTTTTGCTGTGTGTTCCTAATTCTATGGAGACCTGCAAAATATAATCTCTCATCAATTCTTTGACAGCAACAGGGTCACATTAACTCTTTACTTTTGTtagttacaaaaaaataatgcatgtaaaataaatgaatcaccCTGAGCGGACCAACGTCCTGTGTTCCCTCCAAGCTCTGCACCAGCAAACTGAGAGACTGACTGAGCTCCTTGCTCTGCAGCAGAGAGCGCAGAGGGTGAACAGCCTCACCGACAGCAACAGGCTGcaaaaacgggaaaaaaaactatattaaatCTTTACCTCCAGTTATAATTACGGATCATCTTGAGCCTTTACTGAAAACAGgatttaaaagtttgttttatttt from Fundulus heteroclitus isolate FHET01 chromosome 18, MU-UCD_Fhet_4.1, whole genome shotgun sequence encodes the following:
- the c2cd3 gene encoding C2 domain-containing protein 3 isoform X3 codes for the protein MKSKKQKSVKAGSNKRKVPSDVSPSTSLPPLVEGQLRCFLRVTVSRVLWTVHKPPSPTFIRLRWWGESSDGTYFFPRDGSQVAQKNVKSTARYPIRCSPKQFTSYLTDMGSVVLEVLTKPDHLPIARAQVAGLSRLSLSQPISGFYTLVSPTSEKLGEVQVSLNLEPLTEVYECQSSGPATDFSTERMQVPRLTVPSQPISLSAGSGKESAGSSGQNTPRGKDHLYFQAVKKDKETLENLIPTSSSRSPNSQTLVNPTTVEPCPGQRNDDIISVLLERGNKLRNAMVESALKCDMDSALPLKDSPLPLPKDNIQPPIPSFPSRSGVLLQDLLHADSAPKHPDNGAFPSDSGLDCLPDMDKRAVDLLLGSSITSFLPLWDVQGSPPESLSSHSNVCSDSELNDPLYDQSLLENLFYKTPHSDTRPDVAGEDGQGTTSSKSQPEKVTQSGPRLSKSPNLDQQLSADGGDDIGPPLSAERFKLLSSIRIARVTIESLALPSGSSATTTKKALKGKPPRPFPSKKCTYFVEYVFPTTSASGQSGRSKAGDVEVTRAVSSKVAVGAVNFHQLSVFPVHFNAAAIKRWWETELIFKIYSRKSDQKKPVAVGEAVHPLRSLLQSKELSQSLSLLVQSLEGTQDVGPLRVSIELGTHSKSFSAEKTETVAARDAAPSKAAGSSERENVRRSLHVDSDGESLTVPPLDHPRLNVWTPQEPVKGPSNHPEIRTSPKSSQQVEADPEILLHALLMVPDGKNFSCGPLQAPNIFLNCKLFWCDETARSTVSWGQANPTFNFVQVTPVGLTTKLLERMKNNMMVIEVWQKTGSSGNDRLLGLVKLPLHQFYMSFRDPKITQLLLQAQYPVLGVDCYMPVIDVFSGSSRGNLRVVLAMGRAEQIVSLQRSRDQEYDSLSHTLRPVHMLDHQPHSQTKVNPAPVKIMREHVFVIRVEKVSGLTPLQSTVWGEADCFVQYAFPSQEFNAGSDLEQNLTESSLNLQPFRTTTTLCVPDPVFGHTETHVLLAPEGVPVQRLLLSCLSSRGLSSGGGIQFEVWCRYYYPNVRDQLVARGLLPLSKLCAMATMQRQHPNEAQTFSLPLIPRTEGHSGIQPQPSGLLDICIRYNHRPFRHEGQTGRGAASRVVTLVVEVHRASGLKAAARAISEENDQFSYLLDVGVNPFVTVHLSFLPESERRCTRTAARTFCPEFDHRMEMTCDLLFHTSSGETCSLAEQLEQASAVFTVWNRDNRKAVNAPQLTETMLGTVKIPLVDLIRKRTGISGWFGLYLVREKRPSQPGHILVGGLEASISFAHHSDREKVIKAARGLGWETAHGDRAPQDDEECWEGASRKLSLTFSMPKAWLPVRCLFAPGLWELQRSTYCYLRYKFFDQDAFCSRLKHPCVEEGGEGDRATVSFEGSRTVELGVSQPLMWYLREEKLEVQVWVTFSKNRTTRPSDSDRLVGSAFVDLSSLAKTPEQKLSLSGVYPLFMRSAVDLQGAALRVHITASAGDVPTRLSAAHGTQVDSDSQKEILLEEVADADSSLSSVTPTKSSQPRSTHRSKPSGETPDITSVLHTEVSVDESFPVTVAVDRAMHLNLKGCPLAERAEGTPCCCVSYVTADSSEPVSTSVVTNTDCPVWDHQHECRLSKELLVDPQQSLVFKVWHKGEIERVIGFASVDLSPLLWGFPSVCGWYNITDFGGQCHGQIKVSVTPLRGVQELRGQRRDVTEEAAKNSSATALNYQTTAVYSSFPSHISRFPEQKISSPNHSDTLFSERPSENDRHFEHMDKVRLYHQNLQEQVASHSACGNSTSDINPSSSFLFSALRRKLSELDNIQRYFNRKLSTPTFPPLSEQDVNNQDADPGILETDTSQLLLKSNQLVGEVNNIISGLRGHVLETIPSDTQSSSNSPVERSSPRVTPGSLSHPNTATDDRLDVGSPPPPSLPSADNTDSDHDEERDKQSSKDDLSEDEHKEETDVRSDKEAGEEEEEEEEEEDFEEVVLKPRPLNEVTSLTDRTSPWTSILSDPDLVSVESIQESDMSEDEDRSLVVNLESCISSEKHTESVCHHSSDESARDTSQTERDDNRKRLSVDQAQRKESSSPDKSDDTSAAPQPAAGTQDTSGAQDTLQPLLPVEVPNFFLPSHQLEASLRTIRLAPSFSHASYDSGQTSSDHRSVAPRRGPRRRPDMSPSSLKKQTDRIAKIFAAHFDKST